In a single window of the Serratia quinivorans genome:
- a CDS encoding phenylacetate-CoA oxygenase, PaaJ subunit, with the protein MNITRLQAAEIPQIWHCLQQISDPELPVLSITDLGMVRDVVADGGGWRITFTPTYSGCPRHRVPARSDRTAVDCGRFQPGKSGYPP; encoded by the coding sequence ATGAACATTACCCGGCTGCAAGCCGCCGAAATCCCGCAAATCTGGCACTGCCTGCAACAGATCAGCGATCCGGAACTGCCGGTGCTGTCGATTACCGATCTGGGCATGGTGCGCGACGTAGTAGCCGACGGCGGCGGCTGGCGCATTACCTTCACGCCGACCTATTCCGGCTGCCCCCGCCACCGAGTTCCTGCTCGAAGCGATCGAACAGCAGTTGACTGCGGCCGGTTTCAGCCCGGTAAAAGTGGATATCCGCCTTAG
- the paaC_1 gene encoding Phenylacetic acid degradation protein paaC translates to MTAARSAGKKIQQSLDNLWRFTAELFHADELELQLAEQGIAADPRQLEAPWLAGVSDTLQQAGLQLPSEQAFRHGGKQGRHSEHLGPLLAEMQFLQRAYPNANW, encoded by the coding sequence GTGACGGCAGCCCGCTCAGCCGGCAAAAAAATTCAGCAGTCACTGGATAACCTGTGGCGTTTTACCGCCGAACTGTTCCACGCCGACGAGCTGGAGCTGCAGCTGGCGGAACAGGGCATCGCCGCCGATCCGCGCCAGCTCGAGGCGCCGTGGCTGGCAGGGGTGAGCGACACCTTGCAACAGGCCGGCCTGCAGTTACCGAGCGAACAGGCCTTCCGTCACGGTGGCAAACAGGGACGGCACAGCGAGCACCTCGGCCCGTTATTGGCGGAGATGCAATTTCTGCAACGCGCCTATCCCAACGCGAACTGGTAG
- the paaC_2 gene encoding Phenylacetic acid degradation protein paaC, with translation MTFNSDPLITYVLRQGDTPLILAQRLCGWCGHAPELEIDLALANIGLDLLGQARNFLGYAAELAGPQYSEDRLAFGRDEREFHNLLLAEQPNGGFNDTLVRQFLIDVYHVQLHQALSSSSDAQLAAIAAKSLKEAHYHLRFSRGWMIRLGDGSPLSRQKNSAVTG, from the coding sequence ATGACCTTTAATAGCGATCCACTCATCACTTATGTTCTGCGTCAGGGCGATACGCCACTGATCCTCGCACAGCGGCTGTGCGGCTGGTGCGGCCACGCGCCGGAGCTGGAAATTGACCTGGCGCTGGCGAACATCGGCCTGGACCTGCTCGGTCAGGCACGCAACTTTCTCGGCTACGCCGCCGAGCTGGCCGGGCCGCAATACAGTGAAGATCGCCTGGCCTTCGGCCGTGACGAACGCGAGTTTCACAACCTGCTGCTGGCGGAACAGCCCAACGGTGGTTTCAACGATACGTTGGTGCGCCAGTTCCTGATTGATGTCTACCATGTGCAACTGCATCAGGCATTGAGCAGCAGCAGCGATGCACAGTTGGCTGCCATCGCCGCCAAGTCACTGAAAGAAGCCCATTACCACCTGCGTTTCAGCCGTGGCTGGATGATCCGCCTGGGTGACGGCAGCCCGCTCAGCCGGCAAAAAAATTCAGCAGTCACTGGATAA
- a CDS encoding phenylacetate-CoA oxygenase subunit PaaB has product MTHVEWPLYEVFIRSKQGLAHRHVGSLHAADDQMALENARDAYTRRNEGCSIWVVQSSHLIASQPEDREAFFDPSDDKIYRHPTFYTIPDGIKNM; this is encoded by the coding sequence ATGACACACGTTGAATGGCCGCTGTATGAAGTGTTTATCCGCAGCAAACAAGGGCTGGCGCACCGTCACGTCGGCAGTCTGCACGCCGCCGATGACCAGATGGCGCTGGAAAACGCTCGCGACGCCTATACCCGCCGCAACGAAGGTTGCTCAATCTGGGTGGTGCAGTCCAGCCATCTGATCGCCTCGCAGCCGGAAGATCGTGAAGCCTTCTTCGATCCGTCCGATGACAAGATTTACCGTCACCCGACGTTCTACACCATTCCCGACGGCATCAAGAACATGTAG
- the paaA_1 gene encoding Phenylacetic acid degradation protein paaA, protein MLDGKMKYSSIFNYPTLNWADIGVIGWLVDGAAIVNQVALCRASYGPYARAMVKICKEESFHQRQGYEAVMAMAKGSEQQKAMLQDAINRFWWPVLMMFGPSDTDSPHSAQSMAWKIKRHSNDELRQKFVDNTVPQLEALGMSAPDADLAWDEASGHYRFGEIDWSELHEVIKGRGQCNHERLQAKRRAWDEGAWVREGALAHAAKNTSTAA, encoded by the coding sequence ATGCTCGACGGCAAGATGAAATACTCTTCGATCTTCAATTATCCGACGCTCAACTGGGCAGATATCGGGGTGATCGGCTGGCTGGTCGACGGCGCGGCTATCGTCAATCAGGTGGCGCTGTGCCGCGCTTCTTATGGCCCTTACGCCCGAGCGATGGTGAAAATTTGCAAGGAAGAGAGTTTCCACCAGCGCCAGGGGTATGAGGCGGTGATGGCGATGGCCAAGGGTAGCGAACAGCAAAAAGCCATGCTGCAGGACGCGATTAATCGCTTCTGGTGGCCGGTGCTGATGATGTTCGGCCCAAGCGACACCGATTCACCACACAGCGCACAAAGCATGGCCTGGAAGATCAAGCGCCACAGCAACGACGAGCTGCGGCAGAAGTTTGTCGACAATACCGTGCCGCAGCTGGAAGCCCTGGGGATGAGCGCCCCGGATGCCGATTTGGCCTGGGATGAAGCCAGCGGCCACTATCGCTTTGGTGAAATCGACTGGAGTGAACTGCACGAGGTGATTAAAGGCCGCGGGCAATGCAACCACGAACGGCTGCAGGCCAAACGCCGCGCCTGGGACGAAGGTGCCTGGGTGCGTGAAGGCGCCCTGGCCCACGCGGCCAAAAACACCTCAACCGCCGCATAA
- the paaA_2 gene encoding Phenylacetic acid degradation protein paaA — MTTDAQYQQHFDDKIAADISIEAKDWMPDAYRQNLIRQIGQHAHSEVVGHVAGGQLADASANAAPQGGVTGQGARRSRTRSVSVQRCRKPWAARARTSTRKCSTAR, encoded by the coding sequence ATGACAACTGACGCGCAATATCAGCAACACTTCGACGACAAGATTGCGGCGGATATCTCCATTGAGGCCAAAGACTGGATGCCGGATGCCTACCGCCAAAACCTGATCCGTCAGATTGGCCAGCATGCCCATTCCGAAGTGGTGGGGCATGTTGCCGGAGGCCAACTGGCTGACGCGAGCGCCAACGCTGCGCCGCAAGGCGGTGTTACTGGCCAAGGTGCAAGACGAAGCCGGACACGGTCTGTATCTGTACAGCGCTGCCGAAAACCCTGGGCTGCTCGCGCCAGGACATCTACCAGAAAATGCTCGACGGCAAGATGA
- the boxD_1 gene encoding 3,4-dehydroadipyl-CoA semialdehyde dehydrogenase translates to MQQLNSYLSGGWVFGQGTAREIHHAVTGEPLYQVCSDGLPLAASLEYARSRGGKALAQMTFQQRAQMMKAVAKHLLAHKEALYDISYQTGATRSDGWVDIEGGIATLFAYAGLAGREMPDDTLWPEDELIPLSKQAQFAARHVLTSRPGVALHINAFNFPCWGDAGKVGTDLAGGDAGDHQTGNRHRAVDAGNGQIDYRQRFGAGGRAATGVWRYR, encoded by the coding sequence ATGCAGCAGTTAAACAGTTACCTTTCTGGCGGCTGGGTGTTCGGCCAGGGCACTGCCCGCGAAATCCATCATGCCGTTACCGGCGAACCGCTGTATCAGGTTTGTTCCGACGGGCTGCCGCTGGCCGCCAGCCTGGAGTATGCGCGCAGCCGGGGTGGCAAGGCGCTGGCGCAGATGACCTTCCAACAGCGCGCACAGATGATGAAAGCGGTGGCCAAACACCTGTTGGCTCATAAAGAAGCGCTGTATGACATTTCCTACCAAACCGGAGCGACTCGCAGTGACGGCTGGGTGGACATTGAGGGCGGTATAGCCACGCTGTTTGCCTATGCCGGTCTGGCAGGCCGTGAAATGCCGGACGATACCCTGTGGCCGGAAGATGAACTGATCCCGCTGTCCAAACAGGCGCAGTTTGCCGCCCGCCATGTGCTGACCTCACGCCCTGGCGTGGCTCTGCATATCAATGCCTTTAACTTCCCCTGCTGGGGGGATGCTGGAAAAGTTGGCACCGACCTGGCTGGCGGGGATGCCGGCGATCATCAAACCGGCAACCGCCACCGCGCAGTTGACGCAGGCAATGGTCAAATTGATTATCGACAGCGGTTTGGTGCCGGAGGGCGCGCTGCAACTGGTGTGTGGCGGTATCGGTGA
- the boxD_2 gene encoding 3,4-dehydroadipyl-CoA semialdehyde dehydrogenase, protein MPEGALQLVCGGIGDMFEHLDYQDAVTFTGSAQTGQRLRAHPRLLEKSIAFTMEADSLNCCVLGEDVTPQMPEFALFIKEVCREMTAKAGQKCTAIRRIIVPAKRVAEVQQALLQRLAGVTVGDPKLEQVRMGALVSHEQRNDVQQKVDFLLHNGCEPLCGAVADKLTVMGEDASNGAFYPATLLYCADPFTHQAVHGTEAFGPVATLMPYQHTEQAIELALMGQGSLAGSLVTADETLATQFIRATACAHGRMLILDQQAAVESTGHGSPLPMLVHGGPGRAGGGEELGGLRAVKHYMQRTAIQGSPAMLAAIGREWVRGATVIEDPVHPFRKYFEQLRLGESLLTARRTVTEADIVNFACLSGDHFYAHMDKIGAAESLFGERVAHGYFVVSAAAGLFVDPGVGPVIANYGMENLRFIEPVKIGDTIQVRLTCKKKIRKPQKTAEDRPHGVVVWDVQVLNQHQQAVALYSILTLVARQQGDFEAAS, encoded by the coding sequence GTGCCGGAGGGCGCGCTGCAACTGGTGTGTGGCGGTATCGGTGACATGTTTGAACACCTCGATTATCAGGATGCGGTGACCTTTACCGGCTCGGCGCAGACCGGGCAGCGGCTGCGGGCCCATCCGCGCCTGCTGGAAAAATCCATTGCCTTCACCATGGAGGCCGATTCGCTCAACTGCTGCGTGCTGGGGGAAGACGTCACGCCGCAGATGCCGGAGTTTGCGCTGTTTATCAAAGAAGTGTGCCGCGAGATGACCGCCAAGGCCGGGCAGAAATGTACCGCCATCCGGCGGATTATCGTGCCGGCGAAGCGGGTGGCAGAGGTGCAGCAGGCGCTGTTGCAGCGCCTGGCCGGCGTTACGGTGGGCGACCCTAAACTGGAGCAGGTGCGCATGGGGGCGCTGGTCAGCCACGAACAGCGCAATGACGTACAGCAAAAGGTCGATTTTCTGCTGCATAACGGCTGTGAACCCTTGTGCGGTGCCGTGGCGGATAAACTGACGGTGATGGGCGAAGATGCGAGTAACGGCGCATTTTACCCGGCCACCCTGTTGTACTGCGCCGATCCCTTTACCCATCAGGCGGTGCACGGTACCGAAGCCTTTGGCCCGGTGGCGACGTTGATGCCTTACCAGCACACCGAACAGGCGATCGAACTGGCGTTAATGGGCCAGGGCAGCCTGGCGGGCTCGCTGGTGACCGCCGATGAAACACTGGCAACGCAGTTTATCCGTGCGACGGCCTGCGCCCATGGTCGCATGCTGATTTTGGATCAACAGGCGGCGGTGGAGTCCACCGGCCACGGTTCTCCGTTACCGATGCTGGTGCACGGCGGGCCAGGGCGAGCGGGAGGCGGTGAGGAACTGGGCGGGTTACGGGCGGTAAAACACTATATGCAACGCACGGCGATCCAGGGCAGCCCGGCAATGTTGGCGGCGATTGGCCGCGAGTGGGTACGCGGGGCAACGGTGATTGAGGATCCGGTTCATCCGTTCCGTAAATACTTTGAACAACTGCGGCTGGGCGAAAGCCTGCTCACCGCACGGCGTACGGTGACCGAAGCCGACATCGTTAATTTTGCCTGCCTCAGCGGTGACCATTTTTATGCTCATATGGACAAGATCGGTGCCGCCGAATCGCTGTTTGGCGAGCGGGTAGCGCATGGCTACTTTGTGGTGTCTGCCGCCGCCGGTTTGTTTGTCGACCCGGGTGTGGGGCCGGTGATTGCCAACTACGGCATGGAAAACCTGCGTTTTATCGAGCCGGTGAAAATTGGCGATACCATCCAGGTACGGCTGACCTGCAAGAAGAAAATCCGCAAGCCGCAGAAAACCGCTGAAGATCGTCCGCATGGCGTGGTGGTGTGGGATGTGCAGGTGCTCAATCAACATCAGCAGGCGGTGGCGTTGTATAGCATTCTGACGCTGGTGGCACGCCAGCAAGGGGATTTTGAGGCGGCAAGCTAA
- the smc gene encoding Chromosome partition protein Smc, with the protein MTIQQLQLTGFRSIRNLQLQLGRLNVISGPNGCGKSNLYKAVRLIHEAACGRLSTALAEEGGIQKAMWAGGLRPGDRRGDPKRMLLSATLEDFDYQLQLGFPDPTDSLFQLDPLVKEESLWVAGHGRRPSARVLERRNQSAFLTNIQGERTTYPASLHAEESVFGQLADPHLYPEVSQVRENLRQWRFYHEFAVWPGSPLRSPQVGIRAPVLAHDGSNLAAAFETVCEIGNGELLHEILGQAFPDCEFEIQAPQGRFQLLMHRAGILRPLDSAELSDGTLRFLCLAVAMLSPRPPAFMAFNEPENSLHPQLLPALAMLIAEASRYSQLWITSHSPQLAELIGRHSLVTHYQLAQQQGETQLLTAD; encoded by the coding sequence ATGACGATCCAACAACTCCAGCTAACTGGCTTCCGTTCTATCCGCAACCTGCAACTGCAATTGGGCCGCCTGAATGTGATCAGCGGCCCGAACGGCTGCGGCAAGTCCAACCTGTATAAAGCGGTACGGCTGATCCACGAGGCGGCATGCGGGCGTTTGTCTACGGCGTTGGCCGAGGAGGGCGGCATTCAGAAAGCGATGTGGGCCGGAGGATTGCGCCCGGGCGATCGGCGGGGTGATCCTAAGAGGATGTTGCTGTCTGCCACCCTTGAGGACTTCGATTATCAGTTGCAACTGGGGTTCCCCGATCCTACCGACAGTCTGTTTCAACTCGACCCGTTGGTCAAAGAGGAGTCGCTGTGGGTAGCCGGCCATGGTCGTCGCCCGTCGGCGCGGGTGCTGGAGCGGCGCAATCAAAGCGCATTCCTGACGAATATTCAGGGCGAACGCACGACTTATCCCGCCAGTCTGCATGCAGAGGAATCGGTGTTTGGTCAGCTTGCTGACCCCCACCTGTATCCTGAAGTGTCGCAGGTGCGGGAAAACCTGCGCCAGTGGCGTTTTTATCATGAGTTTGCCGTTTGGCCCGGTTCGCCACTGCGTTCGCCACAAGTGGGCATCCGCGCGCCGGTGCTGGCGCATGACGGCAGCAATCTGGCCGCCGCTTTTGAAACCGTTTGCGAGATAGGCAACGGGGAGTTGTTGCATGAGATCCTGGGGCAGGCCTTTCCGGACTGTGAGTTTGAAATACAGGCACCGCAGGGGCGTTTTCAGCTATTGATGCACCGGGCCGGGATTTTACGTCCTTTGGACAGTGCCGAACTTTCGGACGGTACGCTACGTTTTCTCTGCCTGGCCGTGGCGATGCTCAGCCCGCGGCCACCGGCATTTATGGCCTTTAACGAACCGGAAAACAGCCTGCACCCGCAGTTGCTGCCGGCGCTGGCAATGCTGATCGCCGAAGCCAGTCGATACAGCCAACTGTGGATCACCAGTCATTCACCACAATTGGCCGAACTGATTGGCCGCCACAGCCTGGTCACGCATTATCAACTGGCGCAGCAGCAGGGGGAAACCCAGCTGCTTACCGCGGATTAA
- a CDS encoding Protein of uncharacterised function (DUF2843) yields MDSLMPEQALMTLPQRQWDSAPLPAALTATLALEQGKVLFLPELKFPLLADEIALLDPALVDIKRKNISYWPESQKLSGVAIAAQQPQVQALLERYYQACRQLIAGLLPHYQQTLHSPVNSLRLHPVSAWRAASSWRKDDSRLHVDAFPSRPNQGERILRIFTNINPHGEHRQWRVGEPFPQLARRFIPRLPRYSPLGSWLQHKVGITKRRRSHYDHLMLHLHDAMKADQNYQQQGPQLALDLPPGSSWICFSDQTPHAAMAGQFMLEQTFLLPVSAMKNPRQSPLKMLETLLRKPLI; encoded by the coding sequence ATGGATAGCCTTATGCCGGAACAGGCGTTGATGACATTGCCACAACGGCAGTGGGACAGCGCCCCTCTGCCTGCTGCCCTCACCGCCACCCTGGCGCTGGAGCAAGGAAAAGTCTTGTTTTTGCCCGAATTAAAATTTCCATTGTTAGCCGATGAAATAGCGTTATTGGATCCCGCACTGGTGGATATAAAACGTAAAAACATCAGCTACTGGCCAGAAAGCCAAAAATTATCTGGCGTAGCAATAGCGGCGCAACAGCCGCAGGTACAGGCGCTGCTGGAACGTTATTATCAGGCCTGCCGCCAGTTAATCGCCGGTTTACTGCCTCATTATCAGCAGACCTTGCATTCACCGGTTAACAGCCTGCGCCTGCACCCGGTTTCGGCCTGGCGTGCGGCCAGTTCGTGGCGTAAGGACGACAGTCGTTTGCACGTTGACGCCTTCCCGTCACGCCCCAATCAGGGTGAGCGTATCCTGCGTATTTTTACCAACATCAATCCGCACGGCGAGCATCGCCAATGGCGCGTCGGTGAACCCTTCCCCCAATTGGCACGGCGTTTTATACCGCGCCTGCCGCGCTATTCGCCCTTGGGCAGTTGGCTGCAGCATAAGGTCGGTATCACCAAACGCCGCCGCAGCCATTACGACCACCTGATGCTGCACCTGCACGATGCAATGAAAGCCGACCAAAACTACCAGCAGCAAGGCCCACAGCTGGCACTCGACCTACCGCCGGGCAGCAGTTGGATCTGTTTTTCCGATCAGACGCCGCATGCAGCGATGGCCGGTCAGTTTATGTTGGAACAAACCTTCCTGCTGCCGGTCAGCGCGATGAAAAATCCACGGCAGTCACCGCTAAAAATGTTGGAAACGCTGCTGCGCAAACCCTTGATTTAA
- the cph2_2 gene encoding Bacteriophytochrome cph2: MTQQQLQDAERPRNGKNSPLLFQAGVFVVIVAVTLILFNAWQIWNAHQRDLQSAEYESANLARSLAQHADDTFMQTDSTLSDLSERIQVDGLASPQLLRLQKVMQTQVGNLPQLHGLFVYDAQGNWVVTSSGRFVQNANNADREYFKYHLEHNSNAVYIGKVVRSRSTGDLIIPVSRRFNHPDGSFAGVVLATLYINYFRQFYDTFALNSDASLNLLLADGTILYRRPYSLAAIGKNISEGVLFREILPHSEFGNATITSRYDKVERIYGYSRVTRYPLVIAAGLSKKDVLADWRNDSGLFALGGATLLAILLAMGMVLMRQINHSVRTEAELMRTRDQLTSINRTLEELALLDGLTGLANRRQFDIALKNELMRASRNYRSVALLMLDIDYFKQYNDIYGHVAGDQCLQQIGQMLKGMASRSNDIMARYGGEEMAIILPDTDAQGALIFAERVIEAVRELKIPHDGNPHGVITISIGIYAKVPHMYNDTPMSFINQADSALYQAKAQGKNRIYSA; encoded by the coding sequence ATGACACAGCAGCAACTGCAGGATGCCGAACGGCCTCGCAACGGTAAAAACTCCCCGTTATTATTTCAGGCCGGCGTGTTTGTCGTCATCGTTGCCGTTACGCTGATCCTGTTTAACGCCTGGCAAATTTGGAATGCCCATCAGCGCGACTTGCAAAGTGCCGAGTATGAATCCGCCAATTTGGCCCGTTCGCTGGCGCAGCATGCCGATGACACCTTTATGCAGACCGACAGCACGCTGTCCGATCTGAGTGAACGCATTCAGGTTGACGGGCTGGCTAGCCCACAGCTATTACGATTGCAAAAAGTGATGCAAACACAGGTGGGTAACCTGCCACAACTGCACGGGCTGTTTGTTTACGATGCGCAAGGTAATTGGGTCGTCACTTCATCAGGCCGCTTTGTACAAAACGCCAACAATGCCGACCGGGAATATTTTAAATATCACCTCGAGCACAACAGCAATGCAGTTTATATCGGCAAGGTGGTGCGCAGCCGCTCTACCGGCGATTTGATCATTCCGGTATCACGCCGTTTCAACCACCCGGACGGCAGCTTTGCCGGGGTCGTGCTGGCCACATTGTATATCAATTATTTCCGCCAGTTTTACGATACCTTTGCGCTAAACAGCGATGCTTCACTCAATCTGCTATTGGCGGACGGCACCATTCTCTACCGTCGCCCTTATTCCCTGGCGGCCATCGGCAAGAATATTTCCGAGGGCGTGTTGTTCCGGGAAATATTGCCACATTCCGAATTTGGCAATGCCACCATTACCTCGCGCTACGACAAGGTAGAACGGATTTACGGCTATTCACGGGTTACCCGCTATCCACTGGTGATTGCCGCCGGGTTGTCGAAAAAAGACGTGCTGGCTGATTGGCGCAACGATTCCGGCCTGTTTGCCCTGGGTGGTGCCACCCTGCTGGCGATCCTGTTGGCGATGGGGATGGTGTTGATGCGTCAGATAAACCACAGCGTGCGCACCGAAGCCGAGCTGATGCGCACTCGCGATCAGCTCACCAGTATCAACCGCACCCTGGAAGAACTGGCCTTGCTGGACGGCCTGACCGGGCTGGCCAACCGCCGTCAGTTTGATATCGCCTTAAAGAATGAGCTGATGCGCGCCTCACGCAACTACCGTAGCGTGGCGCTGTTGATGTTGGATATTGACTACTTCAAGCAGTATAACGACATCTATGGCCACGTCGCCGGCGACCAGTGTCTGCAACAGATCGGACAAATGCTCAAGGGAATGGCCAGCCGCAGCAACGACATTATGGCCCGCTACGGCGGCGAAGAAATGGCGATCATCTTGCCGGATACCGACGCCCAGGGCGCACTGATTTTCGCCGAGCGCGTCATTGAAGCAGTGCGGGAGCTAAAAATACCTCATGATGGCAACCCACATGGCGTCATCACCATCAGCATAGGGATCTACGCCAAGGTGCCGCATATGTATAACGACACGCCGATGAGCTTTATCAATCAGGCGGACAGTGCACTGTACCAGGCGAAAGCCCAGGGCAAAAACCGCATTTACTCCGCTTGA
- a CDS encoding Glucose 1-dehydrogenase has protein sequence MSKQSLNGKVVLIAGGAKNLGGLVARDLAAGGAAAIVVHYNSDATRAAAEETLKAVKAAGAQAITVQGDLTKPANVAQLFEQAIKAFGKVDIAVNTAGLVIKKPIAEVTEADYDSSFDINSKAAFFFIQQAGKHLADNGRIVSIVSSLLAAYTPFYAVYPGSKAPVEHFTRAASKEFGERGVSVNAIGPGPMDTPFFYGQESKEAVEYHSSAAALSKFSKTGLTDIEDIAPIVKFLVTDGWWITGQTLFANGGYTTR, from the coding sequence ATGAGCAAACAATCTTTGAATGGAAAAGTGGTGTTGATCGCTGGCGGTGCGAAGAACCTGGGTGGCCTGGTAGCGCGCGATCTGGCGGCCGGCGGTGCAGCAGCGATAGTCGTGCATTACAATAGCGATGCGACCCGGGCGGCAGCGGAGGAAACGCTGAAGGCGGTTAAAGCGGCGGGCGCACAGGCGATAACGGTGCAGGGCGATCTGACTAAACCGGCTAACGTGGCGCAGCTGTTTGAGCAGGCTATCAAGGCATTCGGCAAAGTGGATATTGCCGTTAATACCGCCGGTTTGGTAATCAAAAAACCGATTGCCGAGGTGACCGAAGCGGATTACGACAGCAGTTTTGACATCAATTCCAAGGCGGCTTTCTTCTTTATCCAGCAGGCGGGCAAGCATTTGGCCGACAACGGTCGCATTGTGTCCATCGTCAGCTCACTGCTGGCGGCTTATACGCCGTTTTATGCCGTCTATCCGGGCAGCAAGGCACCGGTGGAGCACTTTACCCGTGCCGCGTCCAAAGAGTTTGGCGAGCGGGGCGTCAGCGTGAACGCCATCGGCCCCGGCCCAATGGATACGCCGTTCTTCTACGGGCAGGAAAGCAAAGAGGCGGTGGAATATCACAGCAGCGCCGCGGCGCTGAGCAAGTTCTCGAAAACCGGCCTGACCGACATTGAGGACATCGCGCCGATCGTCAAATTTCTGGTC